In Juglans regia cultivar Chandler chromosome 13, Walnut 2.0, whole genome shotgun sequence, the DNA window AATCTAAAAGGTGAATCAAAAGAATTGAGTCTATATTGGcctaataaaattgaataacaaCCTTGTGCTGGCGTCATCCTCAACCAGAAACAACTCTACAAGCCTCTGGACCTAACACATATGCTTGGGGTTGAAAAAATTTGTCCATTGAAAAGGTTTCAGTTAGGATATTTATGATAGGTCTACAAACACAAGGTTGGGTCATGATAGAATTAAGGTGCAGACTTTCATAGAATACTGATAGTCTTTGTTACCATGGGAAAAAATGGGAGCAATTTCATAAgaaaattgatgtttttttaTCCTCTTCATGCATTTTACTCATTGTTTCTGAGACCCAAACAAAAAGCCTAAAAGTTTGAGATTGGCCCAATGCTCAGGCACAAAGTTGTTATTCCTCTACTTGTATGTAATTATTAGCCAAAGTTcattcaattttatttcattgtgACATTCTATCATATATGAATCAAACAACTTTTTGAGACAGAGTCGGAGACCTTACTTGTTAGTGCACCAAGCATTCCTATATCgaccaaaacaaacaaaaaaacaataaaaataaagtcaGCATTGGAACcttagaaataaaaatcaacaaCTCATTGCCATATGCTAAACTACAGTGAATATCTTACTACATTGATGTGTGAGGTATAGATGAATTTCTAGTGAGTGGGCAACCCAAGAATtcagaaatgaaagaaataaaacaatggTGAGCACGTTAGATGTTTGATTAGAAATTTCAAGTGTCACGTAATTTCAATTACTCTGCCTTCGCTAACGCACCATTTTGAGAATGGCACTGAACAACGCCCGAGTCACTGAGGGAACAACGTTCGCCATTGTTGCAGCCACAGTTTTGTGCGAATGACAACTCAAAGCCATATTCCACCAATTCATTGTGGAAGTCTGTACAGGAAAATTTTCTTGGGACGGCCTGATATGAAATGGGCGACGATGACAGAGTCATTATCTGCTCTACTTGGCACAAGTCCGCCACATACTCTGCTTTGATCGAGTTGAGAAATAGAACGTATCTATACCTCTTGGAATGGGACAAAGTAGAGTTGGAAGAGTATGATCCGTTATCAGAACAGGTTGAAACGTCCAAATAATCAGTAGAATTCACTGGCTTTTCACACTTCAAGAAAACCACATTGGCTGACAAAAGCCTGACTTCATCGTAGCCTAAATAGTGTGGAACGCTTGAGACGTATGGAACCTTTAAACTGAAATTTGTCAGGCTTAAAAAATAACGAGGGATGAAGGAGTAGTTATCTTCTAGATTAATGCCAGGGTCAACAACTCGGATTGTGAGGTTGTTGTAATCGATTGCCTTGACGTAGTATATTCCAGAAAATAAGTACAGCAACGTTTGGTTGTTCTCGCATGACAGGCTATATCTTGGGTCGCCACAATTTGGTGGATCGCCTTGTAATCGAAACGGATGGCTTATGTTGTGGATATTGCCGCAGGAAGAAGGAACACAGTCCTGACTTGTATCCTTGGCAATGCAAGTTTGATGGAGTAGGAGCACAAAAACAATCAGAGCTGCAAATCCTGCAGGAAAGGGCATTCGTCCTGCCATTAAAAGAGAGAATCAAATAGAAGAGAGTATTATGAGTGATTGGATACAGATTACACAGCTGTGGACAAAGATGAgagaatgtatatatattagggAGAAGCACCGGCGCATctgatgaaaattttttgaCGTTTCCACGCGCAGAGGTGGAGACACATTGTCAGGTGAGTTTTGACTCTGAACAATTCCGTAATATAATGAAACAAGTTCGAAAATTCAGCAACTTATTTCGATAAGCTACGCATTTGACAAGTCGACCATTCACAGTTTCCCACGTTCGGAAATTCAGCAACTTTGTTTGTTCTgcaatcacttttttttaattgaaattagCCATTTGAGAAGTTACACATTTGACAATTCAGCAACTTGGACAGGTCGTAGCCGTGTTTGGACTAAGAACTAGCTTGGTTGAATTCTAGTCTTTGTctgtcttttgaaaaagaaaacttcaTTTCACACGCAGAATTGAGCCTACTTGTACTCCATCTGTCAACCCCAGTAAGATTATGGTATTTTTCCTCTTAAAAAGAGGCTGCGGAAAGCTtcaagaaaacagagaaatattTGGCTTAGAAATGGCAAGCtcctgcttcttcttcttcttcttcttcttcttcttcttcttcctggcTTCCATTGTAGATGTCGGACAAGGCCAAAATGGGTGTCCTGAATTACGGTGTGGAGGACAAGGCCCAGCCGTCCGATTTCCTTTCCGGCTTAAAGACCGCCACCCAGACCACTGTGGCTTTCCTGGGTTTCTTCTATCCTGCACTGGTACCAACGAAACGGTACTCGAGCTGCCCATTTCTGTAAAGCTCTTTGTCAAAAAGATTGACTACAAATCTCAGGTAGTTAAAGTACAGGACCCAAATCATTGCTTTCCAAGGCAACTTCAGGGACTCGATTTGTCTTCCTCGGATTTTCAATTCCAAGAAAGAAATCTTCAGTCTTTTGCCTTATTTAATTGTTCCCAAACAAAAACAGAAGATGAGCGTCGGATCTCTTGTCTTAGTGGCCCTAGCCACCAAGTTTATGCCGTGCTTTATGGTGAACTCATTACCGACTTGATCGAGTCATCATCTTGTACAAAGATGTATAGTCTTCCATCAATTCCATCTGATTTAGTATTCGGTGATGATAACACTCGTCACTTTAAGTGGTCTATACCAGACTGCCGATACTGTGACGTGGAAGGCAAGAATTGCAAATTGAAGAATACGGGCACGAGCACTCGATCAGAGATTGTGTGCGTCCCCAAACACCCTAAAGGTATTTTCTTCTATACGAGTTGAatcaaaaattcaaactttgcacagctttcaaacttttataaaTCAGAGATAGATGGAATACAAAAAAACTGTGTTCACAAGATGCAACTTTTCCACCAAAAAGACCAGAAATTTTCTGGGCAAacaattcttttttgttttctcacaAGTATAACGAGAAGCTTATTATGTTAAAATCTTTTGCAGGTGCATTCACGAAAAAAGTGATTACTGGTACGTTGTTTGTTTCCCATTTGAGATTTTCATTTTCTGAGATAAATGGAAGTTCGTGACCCACGATTGTTTACAGTGCAGGTGTCATCCTAGGTTCATTTCTGTTAGCATTAGCTGTCTTTGCTCTCTACCGTTTCTATAGTTATGataaaattgagaaagaatATCGAGTGAAGATCGAAATGTTTTTGGAGGACTACAGAAATTTCAAACCCACAAGATACTCATATGCTGATATTAAAAGGATTACAAATCAACTTACTGAAAAAT includes these proteins:
- the LOC108982783 gene encoding putative RING-H2 finger protein ATL21A isoform X2, which codes for MVFFLLKRGCGKLQENREIFGLEMASSCFFFFFFFFFFFFLASIVDVGQGQNGCPELRCGGQGPAVRFPFRLKDRHPDHCGFPGFLLSCTGTNETVLELPISVKLFVKKIDYKSQVVKVQDPNHCFPRQLQGLDLSSSDFQFQERNLQSFALFNCSQTKTEDERRISCLSGPSHQVYAVLYGELITDLIESSSCTKMYSLPSIPSDLVFGDDNTRHFKWSIPDCRYCDVEGKNCKLKNTGTSTRSEIVCVPKHPKGAFTKKVITVQVSS
- the LOC108982783 gene encoding putative RING-H2 finger protein ATL21A isoform X1, which gives rise to MVFFLLKRGCGKLQENREIFGLEMASSCFFFFFFFFFFFFLASIVDVGQGQNGCPELRCGGQGPAVRFPFRLKDRHPDHCGFPGFLLSCTGTNETVLELPISVKLFVKKIDYKSQVVKVQDPNHCFPRQLQGLDLSSSDFQFQERNLQSFALFNCSQTKTEDERRISCLSGPSHQVYAVLYGELITDLIESSSCTKMYSLPSIPSDLVFGDDNTRHFKWSIPDCRYCDVEGKNCKLKNTGTSTRSEIVCVPKHPKGAFTKKVITGTLFVSHLRFSFSEINGSS